Part of the Apostichopus japonicus isolate 1M-3 chromosome 13, ASM3797524v1, whole genome shotgun sequence genome is shown below.
GTCAAAAGAAGTCAACgggtgtcaaagtctgaaatcctTTTAATCCTTCATAATAGTTTTTAGTGGAACCATGTAGTGATTCTAGGTACAGATTAAGCATGCCAAACCCAAGATGAATAAATCCACAATTAGTATTTCTTTAGTAAAACCTATATACCACATCCTATTTCCCCATTGATGTTTAAAGCTGTTTACCTCTTTAGTAATGTCATGGGTTTGCTATTTCTTTGCTGTTTAGTATTTGAAGATTTTACAGTAGTTGGAAGGATGAAAttaatttggttttttttttatgttatgcTATTATGCAACAACATGTTTGCATCGTTTCTGTTATATCTTGAATTCAGTCATCTTGTTAACCATTATTCTGTTATGAGTTCATAGCTTCTGATATTGGCATTGTGTTCACTTTGATGTAAACAGCTATTATGTTATAAGAACATAGCTTCTGATATTGGCATTGTGTTCACCTTGATGTAAACAGCTTTTCTGTTATAAGTACATAGTTTCTGGTATTGGCATTTTGTTCACCTCAATGTAAACAGCTTTTCTGTTATAAGTATATAGCTTCTGATATTAGCATTGTGTTCACCTTGACGTAAACAGCTTTCTGTTATAAGTACATAGCTTCTGATATTGGCATTGTGTTCACCTTGATGTAAACAGCTATTCTGTTATAAGTACTTAGCTTCTGATGTTGGCATTGTGTTCACCTTGATGTAAACAGCTATTATGTTATAAGAACATAGCTTCTGATATTGGCATTGTGTTCACCTTGATGTAAACAGCTTTTCTGTTATAAGTACATAGTTTCTGGTATTGGCATTTTGTTCACCTCAATGTAAACAGCTTTTCTGTTATAAGTATATAGCTTCTGATATTAGCATTGTGTTCACCTTGACGTAAACAGCTTTCTGTTATAAGTACATAGCTTCTGATATTGGCATTGTGTTCACCTTGATGTAAACAGCTATTCTGTTATAAGTACTTAGCTTCTGATGTTGGCATTGTGTTCACCTTGATGTAAACAGCTTTTCTGTTATAAGTACTTAACTTCTGATATTGGCATTGCGTTCACCTTGTCAAAAGTACTTAGCCTCTGATATTAGCATTGTGTTCACCTTCATGTAAACAGCTTTTCTGTCATAAGTACTTAGCTTCTTGATGTTGGCATTGTGTTCACCTTGATGTAAACAGCTTTTCTGTTATAAGTACATAGCTTCTGATATTAGCATTGTGTTCACCTTGATGTAAACAGCTTTTTCATCTTTTTGTTGCAAAGTAATGAAATGCAACACTCAAATGTATCAAGTACTTACATAAACGTAGTGAACTTCCAAGAGATCTTCGTAGGGATTAGTTcaagttttcaaagttttcaaatgatGTCTGACATTGTCTTTTCAAAGTGTCAATCTATAGAGATACTTAAAGTAATTCTCAACAACTTTTCCTTATGCTTTTAATAACAATCATCTTAATATTTATCATCTTAACATCACATAATGTTCATGTGTAGCTTACctgttttcctttctctctATGGAGGACAGTTTGGTGTGATAAGTTACAAGGCTACATATGCATCTGCATGCAGTCATCATATATAGCTTTAAGCTTAGAAAGTACAAAATGTTCTGAGTGCGTAATCAAGGACAATAATTCTGTACTAGACTTAATTAATTACACTTTCCGTTTCATTGTTCATGTTTGACTGATTAGAGGCAATGTACAATCAGTCACCTATATATCTTTCTATATTAGTGTGCAATAGACTCATAATAGTCACTAGAGAGTATACTGAAATTTGTAGatgtattatttaaaataaagtcTATATATTACACTcttgtttttgtctttcttaGTCAGTTTTTATTCCATCAAACTTCCAATGTTAAGTGATAAATAAGCCAGGATCTCTGAAAATCTTGTCTTGTGACTCATCCCATATTGGCAAATTCTTTCAATCATGGCAAAcatgacaaatgagaatgaaCTTTTTAAGTTTGTTATTTATAACCATTGCCAGCCATTTgtatacaatatttaaattgtATCAGAGCATgctatttctttttaatttggcctagccttttggggttgttttttttcatgccaaaaaaaataaatgcagCTACCCATAGTAACACACGCTGAACATCCATTAAGTTACTGTAGCATAcacccattaaaagccccattgacttacacactaaatcataaaagtaatgtggtctcaaAGTTTAGATTGAAATTCTCACAAGCTAAACattacccatcaccggatagctgacaagttggcctttcatggcaccatcaattttttgtatcatgaccgtgtagatttttttgctatcagagcctgaagtttttgcCACTtataaacaaacctcttcaatCAACGTATGCTGCTCCttggaggcctaaaggggtctaaaattgcaacaattgacccaatttttgcaccacatgtacttccattcatgctcttcaacatgcaagccccGTAAAGATTGATTGATAACAGgtaaaaaaagatgttctcctgctgctttttggcacttttcctgagctAGAAGAACAATCgtgcggatggatatagactctaatatgagtatgccaccttaagttaTAACACGTACAGTAGCATAGCTCCATCTATCATCTATCTTGCTCAATTTGGACACCAAATGCCAATTGTATGGACGCGACAGTCCAGCGGAAGGCCCGGGGATCCAGACAGACCCCAGCGAAGTAGTGGAGTTACTATCTCGTTTGCAGTCGTTTTGCAGAGAAACAATTAACTCGTTTTTAGCTATTTGGCAAGGTAGGCCTATTTCGTGAATACCAGGTCGCTGTACAAATATAATCTCGGGTTCAAATCTAATTCCATTctacctagcctaggcctaatgttacaaCAAATGTACCTGTTACGCGACAATTGCATGcagtagcatggtgacttcgaagttcggacacttaagacttaaaacaccccaaaactaaatcttctggtataaatcatttgaaaatatacttcataaggtgggagaattttgttatagtacgatacacggccaaactttctttcctgcaaactgttttcacgttgttttccaagaagattcttcgtgattgtggaactggtatttctttgctagagtattgcgaagttcggacacgcaacccacagtgtggcgctggtgataaaattggtggcgcagttgctctttcagtaattataacagacttcatagatcttcgtcattttattgacaaatatgtaagtaatttcttgcacgcgggtcattttggagagaaaataactgtagcttcgtactttttggtgaaatttgactcttcctgtagattttcatggtgaaatcgtgtatttcttagggtgtccgaacctcgcagtatgccgaacttcgcaatactgactatactaaaATAATGTAATTAGCATTTAACCTAGTCATGTAAAGCCAGTCAATAAACGGCCATCATTTTATTAGTGTTATTGCAACGTTTTAGATTTAACATTTATACCAAACAGGAGGTCAGTTCAACTCGCAATAAAGCAACCTAGGCTATAGGCTAAGCAACCTGGCATAGGCTTGCTGTTGTGAATTAGTATAGTAAAAGCTTCATAATTGATGCGCCTAAAATATTACTAGctacgatacagcaggcaacctaaaccTTTTTTGCAGCGGAatagagttacatatttcatacgtttgaatccatttcaggtatgtgctgatcaaattgtaGTTTTTTATTAAGCTATTAATACCCTCCCCAAGTTTTGCCCAAATTTGGGGCATTTGGatatcttactccctaaaaataaccaaaatgttatcaacatgataccactactctctgggacctgagctaagaggctcagagcatagcaaacagcaccAAGAGTCAGTGGATgcatacttaggcctacactactttagcttatcgacgaatgtatCAACTTCGGGGTGTGAAAGATCTTGACATCGCAGACATTTTTCGTAGTATGTTAAGTAGGCacagaacaagaaatattttgagatctttacaaatccttaagtgcatcAATTATGAGCTCACCATGCTACACTACTAAAGTTCATAGACTCGGCCTACAACATTATGGGCCTAGAGGCTATATGTGTCCCTAATACTATATTTGTTCAGGCTAAtgtatgaaaccaactgtgtaGCTCCTAATCTAGAATCTAATAAATTGAGTCTCAGATTATGATAGGAAAATAATGACATTATTTACATTAATTCTAATCAGCATAATAAGGTCAATATCCGAACAGTGTGTGCTTGTGTACAGTATCAGCATGTCATAACCAAAACCCAAAAGCAAATGATTGCCTAGACTTTGTTTTATGAAAGTCACAGTGTCTCTTAGAAGTTTCATTATTGTCTCTTGTCACAAAATACAGATACATCATACTCATAACTTTTTATTTCagaatttttgaaaacttcaatcCCAACCATGATGCTCAACCGTTCAGAATATGTTACCATTGGAAATTACATCCTCTGCAACCTACTGGTTCTGATCCTCCCTGGATCAATCGGACACAAAGTCGGAGTCGATAACCCAGGTCACATGCTTCCCCTCGGGTCCCATAGACCCCCAGAATCTCCAGGCGTTGATATTTTACCGTCAGCTCCACATCCTCAGCAATTTTACCAGAACTATGTCCGGGGTAGCCGACCTTTCCTAATAAAAGGACATGCCAAGGATATGCCTGCCTTCAAGCTCTGGAATGACAACTATTTAAAGTAAGTCTCAGTTGGATTTCCTCTATATAGAGCACTGTTTACAACAATCTAGTTTacaaaccattttgttttttattgtgacTGTTTGGATGTAAACCAATTCTTTCTAGGTTGTTTTATACAGGCTGGGATCTTCATTTGCtcaatgatgaaataaatgttagatgaataaaatgttaaggatgtaacaaaaaaacaaaagtttaactAAAGCCCAAAGCTCACATTCCATTGGCTATCCCCATTGTGTACAGCCCAAAAGTACTTAacaaccattttgttttttattgtgacTGTTTGGAAGTAAACTAATTCTTTCTAGGTTGTTTTATACAGGCTGGGATCTTCATTTGCTCAATGATGAAAGAAATGTTAGATGAATAAAATGTTAAGGATGTAACAAATACAAAAGTTTTACTAAAGCCCAAAGCTCACATTCCATTGGCTATCCCCATTGTGTACAGCCCAAAAGTACTTAacaaccattttgttttttattgtgacTGTTTGGAAGTAAACTAATTCTTTCTAGGTTGTTTTATACAGGCTGGGATCTTCATTTGCTCAATGATGAAAGAAATGTTAGATGAATAAAATGTTAAGGATGTAACAAAATACACAAGTTTAACTAAAGCCAAAAGCTCACATTCCATTGGCTATCCCCATTGTGTAGAGCCCAAAAGTACTTCTTCAGCTGTACCTGAGTTCATACCAATCTTGCACTGCATGCCAGTAAAAACACATTCCATTCCTTTGTGATGCAAAAAGATTTGGTGGTATTGTCTTATTGTATGCCACCTGGGCAGTATTAGCAGGCTGTCAGATGTAACTAGGAGGTGGAGAAACTGTGCTTAAATAGAGAATAATGAGATTTATGCTTGAAGCCTACAGATGAGGGTGAGTTGCCTGCTTGCAAGTGACCATGGTTTACTTGGTAAGTTTACTTACTGGCTGGAGTTTAATGTAAGtttttagtttttgtttgttttcttgtggTGATATATGTTTAAGTTCTCCTATTTGATTTTTTGGTTGGCACCAGATCTAAGTATGGTCACCTCAGTGTAGATGTAGAACAAGGAAAGAAGGAAAACAGATCGAAGAGCCTCTGGACGATGCCATTGAAAGAATTCCTCAACCAGTACAATGACAGTGACATCTACATGGTAAACAGCCTTCCTAAGGAAATGATGGGTATGCACTTGATCATAATTTGCTTCGTCTTCGTAATGTTAGTCAGTTGATGGAGCTCTGTTTTGTTGCAAGTACCTCTCAGACCATATGTCTGAGCTGTACATTGTGTTGAATGAAATTCTGTTGGATGCATTTACTAACAGTGTCTCTGACAGGCAtccaatatatattttatgggATGCCTGTTAACAGTGTAACCTGGAAGCTTAAATGGAGCCAGTGAAATGTTGCAGAGAGACAAATTGCGGTGACATAATTGGGAGGCTGTTTTTCTATTAACCTACACACTCCCCCCacacactcccccccccccccccccaatttgcATCCACTGTTTTGTTCACATCACTAAGTAAAGACCACATTATAGATTTCATGAAAACTttgattaatttttggaaaactAAAATTGGAATGGCTAATGGGCTGTGTAACATTATGTTACAAATAtctgtttttcatttgttttttgttgcaGGTGATGTATGGATCATTAAGAGTTTGCTATGTGGTGGTTTCCTTGACAACCTGATGGATGCAGTTTCCTGGTTCAGTAGTGGCGGTACCAAGTCAGTGTTTCACTTTGATGCTTTAGATAATATTAATTGTCTCATTGATGGAACAAAACAGCTAGTCTTAGTACCAAGGGTAAGAAGTTCTCCATGTTGACATGTTTTAGTCTGAAATAGCCATGTGTTTGTTGATTTGAATATCTTGAAAGATTTATTGTTTTGCTgaaattatttgtaatttaataGTAGCTTATTTGACCCCTTAACGACCATCATATTAAGTTAGAAACAAATTTGTCGATCAATGATAAGAAGCAAGTTAGATAGAACCAAATTTGTCAGATGAGAGAGAAAAATTGGAAATAGTTGCCATTTTGTTGGTTTTTGACTCTGTGTCAGCCATATTGCTTTCTTAACACTCAGATATTTCTCTGCAAAATCTGTGCTATAAACCCATCGAATGGGATAGGACATAATATAGCTGTGCCTTAATATCTGGAACAGAAATAGTTATTTTCTTCAATTACTGTTCAAATGCAGGGCCATATTTTCTATATCAATCAAGTTTGACCATAACAAGAAATAAGGAATCTTGGCAAAATTCTTAAAAATCATTTGATGAACTTCATTTACTTGAAATAACCTGTAAGCAAAATATTGCTGAATATTGTCATCATGATCTAAGCAATATTCTGGCCTTGAGATCTAATTTAAGATCTAATTTGAATCTTCTGTACTTGTCAGCTACTTCTCTTTCTTTATAACAAAGgattttaattgttaatttaatTGTGAATTTGATTGTTAATTGTATTTAGAACCCAGGTGAACAAAGGACATAGTTATTGTGTCAGGCCTCAGTGTCATATAGCAGGAGATTTAATTTAGTCTCGATCATGTTTCAATCATACTCTGAAGGTCTAGTTTTTACACTTTGTATTTAATAATGAAACTGTGATGAGAGACACAATGCCTGACTTGATAGCATCTTGTTACTTTAATGACAGACAACCGTCTTACTCATTGTTAAGTGATAACATCGCTGATCAAGATATGACCAGTAATCTTCTCTCTGAGTTTCACTACATCCCATCCATTTTCTATTTGAATAACTAGTTTATTAATTAGTGTGTACATACTCTGTAGGAACTCTGAATTACaagtactacagtatataccgTAATTCAATTAGTACAAAGGATAACACAGTACTTCTGTAGGAACTCTGTGAAACATCAATACTGTATTATTTTTCACTTATGGTTATTAGTTTAATCACTTGATTGAATAGCAATTGCAGGCCAAAGTTCCATATGCAAATTAGCTAGTTCTatgagaaacattttgtgtgagtgtgtgtgtaggGTGACACAATGTTGCTGCTTCAATGTAGGCTTGTATTCACTGACCtgttataaatgttttaatggcAATAGAAGCGACTTTGAGCTTTCTGTATTCAGTCAGTTTGTTGCCCCATaatctataatgtatttcaacTTCAATTTGGAAGAGTTTTTATCCGAACATGTTCCCAATTTCCCTGTTTAATTAGCTGTTCATTCTTTCTCTATTTCTTTTAGTTTTTGCCGGATGTAAGATGTACATAGTGTATTGAGCCTTACATATACCATCACTTTTGCCAGACTGGTTCCAGTATTCCTAGCCAATTTTACCCCATAAAGGTCATATACAGTTAATGCCCTCACCTTCATCCAGACTGGTTTCAATTTCATACTTAGCTATATTTCTTCTCCATGCAGTCATATGCAGAAGACTTGGACTTTAACGTTGCGGGAAGTTTCAGTAATGTTGATGTTGATCATGTGGACATGGTGAAGTTCCCACAGTTTGCTGACCTACCTTGGTATAGTGTTTCCATGGTAGCGGGCGACTGCTTGTATATCCCCTACAGGTGAGTAATCATCTTTAGGGGTGGTGGGATTTTGGCAGTCAAGCGACCCCTCATCATGGGTACCAATTTATGTACACATAATATGGAATAATTTTCAATTTAAGGTATAAAAATACCTGAAAGTGTTTCACACCCCACcagattaatattattatttttgagcAGTAATTTGATACTATGAAGTGTTTCCTTTCTTTCCCACAAAGTGCTGTTGGTTGATATCGTAATGCCAGTTAATCACCATAACCTTTCCCCCTTCtctgccttttggctaagatcatttGTAGCATAATGTTCCCCTTCTAGGGGAATCTTGATACACACCTGAAGATGATCACAGTCTTGATGCATgtggactggggttgagagcggatcagtcgtttagTAGTTGGTTTTTCGGGGCCAGggtctttcctgggtgacttttcttaaaaaatgtgccaaaagaaatgttttagaGGTCGACTTTGGTAGACATTGGAAGCTGTTTGTAATGCAAACAATTAGCCTAGCTCTATATATATTTGGGTAGTACCAGATTTGGTTGGgggctacccccccccccccctcccgtgtAGTGCATCCACTGCTGATCGCTGATATGATACTCTTCATCAAGTCATTGATGTATCACATGGAACATACCTCTGCAAAATGGTCCCTTTAGCGAATTCATCATGCCAATATTAATTGATATTGAGAGTATATTGTGAGACACAAGAATGGATAAACTATTTGTGATAACTCCTCAGCCAACAAGCCCATTGATTTATAATGCATATATCCTCAGATGGGCCCACCAAGTCCGTTCAGCCGGCAGAAATCTTGCGATTAACATCTGGTTTGCCCATCAACACACCTTCGATGACGAAGATTGTGAACGGAAGGGAGAATTACCAGAGTTTGCTCCTCTCAGTGATTTTGAAGTGACCGAAGCGTACGATGCACAAATGAGGTAAAGCTCTTCTTTGCAATGAGGTCATTGCTCTTTTCAGAATGATTGTGAAGTCATTAACTCGACTGCTGTTTCATCATCGCCCTCGTCTTTGTCATCTCGTTAGACGTCCTTCTTGTTGTAGTCATCAATGCCTAACAATTTTTGCTTCATCCTCTTCCtgtcctcatcctcatcctctttGTCATCTTTTTTTtatccttctttcttttcttcacctttttcttcttcattgtcGTCTTCTGCCTCAT
Proteins encoded:
- the LOC139978461 gene encoding bifunctional peptidase and (3S)-lysyl hydroxylase Jmjd7-like; protein product: MMLNRSEYVTIGNYILCNLLVLILPGSIGHKVGVDNPGHMLPLGSHRPPESPGVDILPSAPHPQQFYQNYVRGSRPFLIKGHAKDMPAFKLWNDNYLKSKYGHLSVDVEQGKKENRSKSLWTMPLKEFLNQYNDSDIYMVNSLPKEMMGDVWIIKSLLCGGFLDNLMDAVSWFSSGGTKSVFHFDALDNINCLIDGTKQLVLVPRSYAEDLDFNVAGSFSNVDVDHVDMVKFPQFADLPWYSVSMVAGDCLYIPYRWAHQVRSAGRNLAINIWFAHQHTFDDEDCERKGELPEFAPLSDFEVTEAYDAQMRGELLHFADMRGGVLKDSDIPIGMAYFGAGEEELKAVFNFMDIDRDGTVTKEEIQDVDREAFKEILEALEDADATEWQGEQEANDINDIDTDSQKSKKSHLETNRSEL